Proteins encoded within one genomic window of Bacteroidales bacterium:
- the nth gene encoding endonuclease III produces the protein MKTAERFEKVIDYFFREMPVAETELEYSDPYELLVAVILSAQCTDKRVNLITPSFFRIFPDAASLAAARQEQVLELIKTCSYPNNKARHLLGMARVLDQKFRGMVPDTLEELQELPGVGRKTANVILSVVFRKPAMAVDTHVFRVAARIGLTRRARNPYEAEMQLVRYIPEDKIPLAHHWLILHGRYVCTARNPACDTCGIRQICRYVNKKKKP, from the coding sequence GTGAAAACAGCGGAGAGATTTGAAAAAGTGATCGACTATTTTTTCAGGGAGATGCCGGTGGCAGAAACCGAACTGGAATATTCGGATCCCTATGAACTCCTGGTGGCGGTCATCCTCTCTGCCCAGTGTACCGATAAGCGGGTCAATCTGATTACCCCCTCCTTCTTCAGAATCTTTCCCGATGCGGCATCCCTGGCGGCTGCCAGGCAGGAGCAGGTACTGGAGTTAATAAAGACTTGTTCCTACCCCAACAACAAAGCCAGGCACCTGCTGGGAATGGCCCGCGTGCTGGATCAGAAGTTCCGGGGAATGGTCCCCGATACCCTGGAAGAACTGCAGGAATTGCCCGGTGTGGGACGCAAAACGGCCAATGTGATACTCTCTGTGGTTTTCCGGAAACCGGCCATGGCTGTGGATACGCATGTCTTCCGGGTAGCGGCGCGAATCGGACTCACCCGCAGGGCCAGGAACCCCTATGAAGCCGAGATGCAACTTGTCAGGTACATTCCCGAAGATAAGATTCCGCTGGCTCACCACTGGCTGATCCTTCATGGCCGTTATGTCTGTACCGCACGCAATCCGGCCTGTGATACATGTGGCATTCGCCAGATTTGCCGCTATGTTAATAAGAAGAAGAAACCCTGA
- a CDS encoding prephenate dehydratase, with product MKKIAIQGGYGAFHEIAAHHYFENEEIDILPRNTFRDMVSTLKDQQCDFGIMAIENSLAGSIIPNYNLIINTSMHITGEIYLRIKQNLVALPGVNISEIREVYSHPMAILQCQDFFDKHPHIRLIESMDTALSAKEVADTGARDLGAISSRLAAEKYGLEIIAGSIETNKMNYTRFLILSENGTRTPPGEVNKASVFFTVAHKFGSLSKILSILSYYEINLAKIQSMPIVGKDWEYMFFVDVEINDYDMYKRSLEAIGPFTPSIGILGEYRKGKTVIE from the coding sequence ATGAAGAAAATAGCGATACAGGGCGGTTATGGGGCATTCCACGAGATTGCTGCGCATCATTATTTTGAAAATGAGGAGATAGATATTCTTCCCAGAAATACTTTCAGGGATATGGTGAGCACTTTGAAAGATCAGCAATGTGATTTTGGAATCATGGCCATAGAAAATTCACTGGCAGGCAGTATTATCCCCAACTACAACCTGATTATCAACACCAGCATGCATATTACCGGGGAGATCTACCTGAGAATAAAACAGAACCTCGTGGCCCTTCCGGGTGTGAATATTTCGGAGATCAGGGAGGTCTATTCCCATCCCATGGCCATATTGCAGTGCCAGGACTTTTTTGATAAGCACCCCCACATCCGCCTGATCGAAAGTATGGATACGGCCCTGAGTGCGAAGGAGGTTGCCGATACGGGAGCCAGGGACCTGGGAGCTATATCCAGCAGGCTGGCAGCTGAAAAATATGGATTGGAGATCATTGCCGGGAGCATCGAGACCAATAAAATGAACTATACCCGCTTCCTGATCCTTTCAGAGAACGGAACGCGTACGCCGCCGGGGGAGGTAAATAAGGCCTCCGTTTTCTTTACCGTTGCGCATAAATTCGGATCCCTTTCAAAGATCCTATCCATCCTGTCCTATTATGAGATCAACCTGGCCAAAATACAGTCCATGCCCATAGTTGGAAAGGATTGGGAATACATGTTCTTTGTGGATGTGGAGATAAATGATTACGATATGTATAAAAGATCCCTGGAGGCCATCGGACCCTTTACCCCGTCCATTGGAATCCTGGGTGAATATAGAAAAGGAAAAACAGTCATTGAATAA